The following DNA comes from Gottschalkia purinilytica.
ATAGGTGTAAATTCAGTTTTTGGCTTTATGACTATAATATCCTCTTTATTATATTGTTGATACAAAAATTCTGGAACTTCATAGTCCTTATTAAATACTATAAGAAAAAGTTTGTTTACTTTATCATTAACAAAAGGATGTACTAGGTTATTATTTAATATTCCACCATCTAACTTATAATCGTTATACACTCCCGCTTGCAGGTCTTTTTTAAACTCTTCAAGTGATTGTTTAAAATCATAGTTTTTTAGTACATGCTCTCCCTCCATATCTTCAGAAACTTTACATGGAAGTAAAGAACTGTATTTTATACATTCAAGGATTTCATCTTTTTTGAGCTTAGTAATATCTACTATGACTTCTTTTGGATGATAGTTTTGTATATGTACATAATTTA
Coding sequences within:
- a CDS encoding patatin-like phospholipase family protein; protein product: MNGIFLKGGGAKGAFQAGAIYALKEKNIAFNVISGTSIGAINSYFIYTNNIEKMRDCWHNIDGLQFLSLKKDSKVIDNQSLIDILYDLEGQNEEIKSIYLNYVHIQNYHPKEVIVDITKLKKDEILECIKYSSLLPCKVSEDMEGEHVLKNYDFKQSLEEFKKDLQAGVYNDYKLDGGILNNNLVHPFVNDKVNKLFLIVFNKDYEVPEFLYQQYNKEDIIVIKPKTEFTPIDTLRFEGDFCKRLFEEGYNTCSMIRF